TCCGGCGGCACGTGCCCGACCGCGACGTCGAAGATCGACGACAGCGGAATGGTAAACTTGTCGTTCTCGTTGGCCGCCAACACCAGTCGCTTCTGGCTCAGCAACACCCGCCCCTTGACCGGCTCGGTCGTCGCCATCACCTCCGCGTTGAAGTTGCCGACGAAATCAGCGATGACGGATTCCGACATTGATCACTCACCGAGTGGTACTGCGGGCAGAATCTTATGGGTTTCGAGCGAATATCATTCGAGAGAACGGAGAACCGCCCGCTGGTGGTCACTCGCCGAGATCGTCCGCGATACTGGCCAGGGAGTCGTCCGGGGAGTCCGTCGCCGTGTAGACGACCCGAGAGCCCGGCGTCCGCAGGCCGTAGGTGTGTCCCGCGGTCACGACGTCGAGGTGGACCGAGCCACCGATCGTGCAGTCGCTGTCGGCGAACCACTCGACGAGTCGGTTCTCGCCGTCGCCCTCGCGGGCCAGTCGCCGATTGTCCGCGGCGTGCTGGAGCATCAACTCGCCGTCCAGCGTCGTCTCGACGCGCGCGTGGTACTGCTCGCCGTCGAGGACGCACTCGATCACGTCGCCCGCGGCCACGTCGAGGTCCGCCGGCAACTCGATCCGTGGGCGGTCGGTGCGGCCGACGGAAGCGACCTCGACGCGGCGGGTCTCGACGGCCTCGTGGTCGCTCGGGAGGCGATCTGCCACGTTACTCGTCGTCGCTCTCGCCCAGCAGGTCCGCGACGTCACCGCTGCCCTGTTCGGTGATCTTGGCGTTGATCTGGGCGGTCTCCTCGCTGACCTCGCGGCCGCGGATGGTGATGCGCTTGCGCTCGCCGTCGCGAGTGGGCTTGTAGCCGACGCCGCCGTCGGTGAGGATCGACTTCGTGCCGACGCCGCGCACGTCCGCTCGCATCGGTCGGCCGGCCGTGTCGGAGCCGCCGGTCAGTTCGAGCGTGAAGCCGTCGAGACCGACCGCACTGCCCTCGACTTCGTCGCCGAGTTCGCGGCCCATGAAGCGGTTCGCGTCCTGTCCGTCGACGTCTAGCTGGTAGGTCGTGCCTGTCTCCGGGTCCGAGAGCGCAACGGTGAATTCTGCCATACCCACCGATATTCGACGGCGCTTAAAAAGCGCGTCGGAACCGACTTTCGACTGGGATGGCGCGCGACACGCGTGGGAGAAAGCTCACACGTGTGCCAGGGACGGCGTGACACTCGGACTGCCCGGCGGTATCATTCCTCGGCGTCGACGATCGTACTCACGCGCGCGTTCTCCTT
Above is a genomic segment from Halomicrobium sp. LC1Hm containing:
- a CDS encoding 30S ribosomal protein S6e, with the translated sequence MAEFTVALSDPETGTTYQLDVDGQDANRFMGRELGDEVEGSAVGLDGFTLELTGGSDTAGRPMRADVRGVGTKSILTDGGVGYKPTRDGERKRITIRGREVSEETAQINAKITEQGSGDVADLLGESDDE